A part of Aspergillus flavus chromosome 5, complete sequence genomic DNA contains:
- a CDS encoding PRELI-like family-domain-containing protein has translation MKFFENVFTYDYSFPAVSLAYFLRYPNPYSRHVLTTDVIDRYVDPKTQRLHTIRLHLKKSKVPAGILKLLPKGMGGSDNSGQSYILETTVVDPKEGWMESESRNMEWTGILSVVEKQVYQRQPIEGALDSLEGLALDDKRGEQTTVKTTVTFRSRFGQGKLLGRRKSDPIGDHNVEAEEDAPKRGFFSSLSTAGIQRTIELIGVKRTRDAVLKSKQGMNVVLERLRSGGIVGVLEGMRQDREAAFGPEGPWKRVWARGHAHIEDDD, from the coding sequence ATGAAGTTCTTCGAGAACGTATTTACTTACGATTACTCCTTCCCTGCTGTCTCTCTTGCCTACTTCCTGCGCTATCCTAACCCGTATTCTCGCCATGTCCTCACGACTGATGTTATCGATCGCTACGTCGATCCCAAGACACAGCGTCTCCATACAATTCGCCTTCATTTAAAGAAATCAAAAGTCCCCGCTGGCATACTCAAATTGCTTCCCAAGGGCATGGGAGGATCCGACAATTCCGGTCAAAGCTATATTCTAGAGACCACGGTCGTCGACCCCAAGGAAGGCTGGATGGAAAGTGAATCACGTAACATGGAATGGACTGGTATCCTCAGTGTCGTTGAGAAGCAGGTTTACCAACGTCAGCCAATTGAAGGGGCTCTTGATAGTCTCGAGGGGCTTGCCCTTGACGACAAGAGAGGCGAGCAGACGACCGTGAAGACGACCGTCACGTTCCGTTCTCGTTTCGGACAAGGAAAGCTgctcggaagaagaaagtcaGACCCAATTGGTGACCACAATGTCGAGGCTGAAGAGGATGCGCCGAAGAGGggctttttctcctctctatCAACCGCTGGTATTCAGCGGACAATTGAACTCATTGGGGTGAAGCGGACCCGGGATGCTGTGCTTAAGAGCAAACAAGGCATGAATGTTGTCTTAGAACGTTTGCGTAGCGGTGGAATAGTCGGTGTCCTCGAGGGGATGCGCCAGGATCGGGAGGCAGCCTTTGGACCTGAAGGCCCTTGGAAGCGTGTTTGGGCCAGGGGTCATGCACAtatcgaagacgatgactAG
- a CDS encoding aminotransferase class IV-domain-containing protein, which translates to MQRKPITPTTKGYSVPCFLHNISVDGEYQEPACNARYRMKFYHVHLYPMLSSLFLYDRSCALFAPDPWPVEHCNPDITPFNVGYQPIRPMAMASTPSTASSDSFQIISSLRYDPSIPRAIGGRTAEPRLLATPYYLLPYHQDRLLNAAICFNWTKAIEFLRQDLGQFTQILDTFIPDKSESWRLRIVIDSSGACKVEANPTASMNPLNLLYPSQEMSQPDTWRVYVDSEPTTPSDFTMHKTTARGDYTAARHRSGILSPQEQAEVLVVNPKGEVMEGSITTPYFRRRRPSSEKDGASKDAGPEWVTPPLLSGGNAGTTRRYALTEGFCTEEVVTVADLVDGEECWLSNGVRGFIPGRIVLMDPKGPGRVPPPR; encoded by the exons ATGCAACGCAAGCCAATCACACCCACCACAAAGGGATACTCAGTGCCTTGCTTTCTCCACAATATCAGTGTCGACGGCGAATACCAGGAACCAGCCTGCAATGCCCGATACCGAATGAAATTCTACCACGTCCATTTGTATCCAATGCTTTCCTCTTTATTCCTGTACGATCGGTCGTGTGCGCTGTTCGCTCCAG ATCCATGGCCTGTTGAGCACTGCAATCCCGACATCACCCCTTTTAACGTGGGATATCAACCAATAAGACCCATGGCAATGGCGTCCACTCCCTCAACAGCCTCCTCGGATTCCTTTCAAATCATATCTTCTCTACGTTATGACCCTTCGATTCCGCGTGCGATCGGTGGAAGAACTGCAGAGCCCCGTCTTCTAGCAACCCCGTACTACCTTCTACCTTACCACCAGGATCGGCTCTTGAACGCAGCGATCTGCTTCAATTGGACAAAAGCTATTGAGTTTCTACGGCAAGATTTGGGCCAGTTTACTCAAATTCTAGACACGTTCATACCGGACAAATCGGAATCATGGCGCCTTCGTATTGTTATTGACAGCAGCGGAGCGTGCAAGGTCGAAGCCAATCCGACAGCATCAATGAACCCCTTAAACCTTCTCTACCCTTCCCAAGAGATGTCACAGCCAGACACGTGGCGTGTATATGTTGACTCGGAGCCTACGACCCCTTCGGACTTTACTATGCATAAGACTACTGCGCGTGGGGACTATACAGCGGCGAGGCATCGGTCCGGGATCCTTTCACCCCAAGAGCAGGCAGAGGTGCTTGTAGTGAACCCAAAGGGCGAAGTCATGGAAGGGAGTATCACAACCCCGTACTTCAGGCGACGCAGACCTAGTTCTGAGAAGGATGGCGCGAGCAAAGACGCCGGACCTGAATGGGTCACACCACCGCTCTTAAGCGGTGGCAATGCAGGCACAACTAGACGATACGCCCTCACAGAAGGATTTTGCACGGAGGAGGTGGTCACAGTGGCTGATTTAGTAGACGGCGAAGAGTGTTGGCTTAGTAACGGTGTCAGAGGCTTTATCCCCGGTAGGATTGTATTGATGGACCCGAAAGGGCCCGGAAGGGTCCCACCTCCACGGTAA
- a CDS encoding putative dioxygenase encodes MAISWTKLPPPSRVPYAIPQLEGERITIPGSKGVFRILASSKQTNGLMAVFQSGAVLSDAPGFHYHNHAHDVFLVAKGYLKLWNGDKCRIMGPGDFAYVPPTVIHNPEMLGPHTEIYGLITPGDWVDFFRHVSEPYEGLLVPESDDRDLKSLLIPKVMAAKEKFDVVFQPNYQPPDVGDWKKDDERLPDSSQPFYLRANTGPRWMLGGVMSRPFITTTQSNGVCAISSIESSCEYGPSLLSKNMTFYDVDHCLCIQEGTLVVRLKDLADAVFREGETVVIPAGQTFALAFDSRYVRVWSFTDGNGIESLVHRLGKPFEGVVLPDRELEWDSAHVESVAKELNVDISL; translated from the exons ATGGCTATCTCATGGACGAAACTCCCCCCTCCCTCGCGGGTTCCCTACGCAATCCCTCAACTGGAGGGGGAGCGTATCACAATTCCTGGCAGTAAGGGAGTATTTCGTATCCTGGCGTCTTCAAAGCAGACAAATGGCTTGATGGCTGTTTTCCAAAGTGGCGCGGTGCTGTCCGATGCCCCGGGATTCCATTACCACAACCACGCCCACGACGTTTTCTTAGTTGCGAAAGGCTATCTGAAATTATGGAATGGAGATAAATGTCGCATCATGGGACCAGGTGACTTTGCATATGTGCCGCCG ACAGTCATTCATAATCCCGAAATGTTAGGTCCGCATACAGAAATCTACGGCCTGATCACTCCCGGTGACTGGGTTGATTTCTTCCGACACGTCTCCGAGCCCTACGAAGGCCTACTTGTACCTGAGAGTGACGACCGTGATTTAAAGTCCTTGTTGATACCCAAGGTTATGGCTGCGAAGGAAAAGTTTGATGTTGTATTCCAACCAAACTATCAACCCCCAGATGTAGGAGACTGGAAAAAAGATGATGAACGTCTTCCGGACTCCTCGCAGCCGTTCTACCTACGTGCCAACACCGGCCCAAGGTGGATGCTGGGAGGTGTTATGTCTCGGCCATTTATCACAACGACCCAAAGTAACGGGGTGTGCGCAATTTCAAGCATTGAATCATCCTGTGAATATGGTCCTTCACTACTATCAAAAAATATGACGTTCTACGACGTGGATCACTGCTTGTGTATTCAAGAGGGAACCCTAGTCGTCCGTCTAAAGGACTTAGCGGATGCCGTCTTCCGTGAAGGTGAAACGGTCGTCATTCCAGCAGGTCAGACATTCGCCCTAGCTTTCGACAGCAGATACGTGCGTGTCTGGTCTTTCACCGATGGCAATGGTATTGAGAGTCTGGTGCACCGGTTGGGGAAGCCATTTGAAGGCGTTGTTCTGCCTGATCGGGAGTTAGAGTGGGATTCGGCCCACGTCGAATCTGTTGCAAAGGAGCTGAATGTAGATATCTCCTTGTAA
- a CDS encoding putative C6 transcription factor, whose translation MMQRQTQRSSSIRTTVDDSGPPRAKRPRAAQACDRCRLKKYKCDESYPCSHCKKSGINCVYQGNYRQRENDRSASYVSDLEKKVDELSAKLRVAESEIASQRSPQSQREATAPETRQMPHSIIEATPCSMPRHGSTPREEIPLSYDNHDEAGDSVEDEISELNHHTNGIEFHGSTSSTALIGHLQKRHEPRRTQERHSLAGVPEYSIVSTLHNSSFSPSYTAGPAQPAALHEHNYYFEQAHAFMNGYFENIHFIHPLIDKEDFCLRAHDLWFNRTTQPEPSFVALYLSILSFGALVRVWDEERLGGLTRFEWSRKLFGEAQVYLNYLQFSNNLDTVQCLYLMAKICQNELNPNSAGFNREVRNSTEQRAGWISKTWWGLFSLEIEMSFSVGRPDTLGMDEYHNRALPERDDSEYAIIPWMVDFAQMIRKVSVQIYHSRITLQDKLQVALQIEAELDRWMLRLPERIKPDILRQGASGGALRDPKWARRQRLVLGIRYYNVKMLLFRPFLSHFTRKLRHPPIELEQTIGKCLDAAMKTIEVIYDIYRIHTFFRCWWYNTTYVMFATSTLLLPMIKLGMCPETIPLRRSVEMALEILEAMEESVVARKSVDLIKRYLREFSLSDAQSSMVNIEGSVPAYAAESPSQGTFDIPEWAHGFGFPDCSFEGIARLFDDIGGLPMLDN comes from the exons ATGATGCAACGTCAGACGCAGCGATCGTCATCAATTCGTACCACAGTGGATGATTCTGGTCCACCTCGGGCGAAGCGGCCCCGTGCTGCTCAAGCCTGCGACAGATGCAGACTAAAGAAATACAAATGCGATGAATCATACCCTTGCTCACACTGTAAGA AAAGCGGCATCAATTGCGTATATCAAGGGAATTACCGACAGCGTGAAAATGACCGCTCAGCCAG TTATGTTTCCGACTTAGAGAAGAAAGTAGACGAGCTTTCCGCAAAGCTCCGGGTGGCTGAATCTGAAATTGCTTCCCAACGCTCTCCACAGTCTCAGAGAGAAGCGACAGCCCCTGAAACCAGGCAGATGCCCCATTCCATAATAGAAGCGACCCCGTGTTCCATGCCTCGGCATGGCTCGACCCCAAGAGAAGAGATACCGCTGTCATACGACAATCATGATGAGGCCGGGGACtctgtggaggatgagatcaGCGAGCTTAATCACCATACCAACGGCATCGAGTTTCACGGGAGCACATCGTCTACTGCATTGATAGGCCATCTTCAAAAAAGACACGAGCCCAGACGAACTCAAGAGCGACATAGTCTCGCTGGTGTGCCAGAGTACTCTATAGTCTCGACTCTGCATAATTCAAGTTTCTCGCCTTCATACACGGCTGGTCCGGCGCAACCCGCGGCGCTTCATGAACACAACTACTACTTTGAGCAGGCTCATGCATTTATGAACGGATATTTCGAGAACATCCATTTTATTCATCCTCTGATTGACAAAGAGGACTTTTGCCTGCGAGCCCACGATCTGTGGTTCAACCGAACTACACAACCAGAACCAAGTTTTGTCGCACTGTATCTGAGCATTCTCTCATTTGGCGCCTTGGTTCGTGTTTGGGATGAGGAGCGACTTGGAGGATTGACGCGTTTTGAGTGGAGCCGGAAGTTGTTCGGCGAAGCCCAAGTCTACCTGAACTATCTGCAGTTTTCGAATAATCTGGACACAGTCCAGTGCTTGTACCTCATG GCTAAAATCTGCCAAAATGAGCTAAATCCGAATT CTGCTGGTTTCAACAGAGAAGTGCGTAACTCCACAGAGCAACGGGCGGGTTGGATCTCAAAAACTTGGTG GGGCCTATTCTCTCTGGAAAT TGAGATGAGCTTTTCAGTTGGCCGTCCTGATACTCTAGGCATGGATGAATACCACAATCGAGCTCTTCCGGAAAGAGACGATTCCGAATATGCCATCATACCATGGATGGTTGACTTTGCACAAATGATCCGCAAGGTGTCCGTGCAAATCTACCATTCTCGAATTACCTTGCAGGATAAATTGCAGGTTGCGCTGCAAATTGAGGCTGAGTTGGACAGATGGATGTTGAGACTCCCGGAGAGAATTAAGCCAGATATCCTGAGACAAGGAGCATCTGGCGGTGCACTGCGAGACCCAAAGTGGGCTCGCCGGCAACGGTTAGTCTTAGGCATTC GCTATTATAACGTCAAGATGCTCCTGTTCCGCCCATTTCTCAGTCACTTTACACGCAAATTAAGACACCCACCGATCGAACTGGAACAGACCATCGGGAAGTGTCTTGACGCTGCGATGAAAACAATTGAAGTCATCTACGATATCTACCGGATTCATACGTTCTTCCGGTGCTG GTGGTATAACACAACATACGTGATGTTCGCCACATCAACCCTGTTACTCCCCATGATCAAGCTTGGCATGTGCCCTGAAACTATCCCACTGCGACGATCCGTGGAGATGGCGCTGGAAATATTGGAAGCAATGGAAGAGTCAGTTGTGGCACGGAAGTCCGTGGATCTTATCAAGCGGTATCTCAGGGAATTTAGCTTGTCGGACGCTCAATCAAGTATGGTGAACATTGAGGGAAGCGTTCCAGCATATGCAGCGGAGAGTCCTAGTCAGGGTACATTTGACATACCG GAATGGGCTCACGGCTTTGGATTCCCGGATTGTTCATTCGAAGGAATCGCCCGGCTCTTCGATGATATAGGAGGACTGCCTATGTTGGACAATTGA